Within the Thermanaeromonas toyohensis ToBE genome, the region CCTCCCTTCCAATCATGGTTACCGATCAGATGATTTAAAGTATTAATAGCCCGCATGGTGTAATACCCGTTGGTATGCATGGCAGGCCCCCGGTAGACCATCATGGCCGCGCGCTTCCCATGGGAAGTCCACTCCCTGGCAAGATTAACAATATCCTGCACAGATAGGCCACAAATCTTAGCGTATTCCTCTAAGGTCTTCTCCATCACCCTTTCACGGTAGAGGGTAAATACCGATTTAACTTTTATGCCCTGGATCTCCATATCCACTTCCAGCGTGCCCTCGCGTGCTTCAGTATGGGGAACGGGTTTCCCCTTCTCGATAACCACAAACTGCTCTCCACCGATACCCAAGTCCTTAGCTCTCAGTTTGGGCCGACGAGGGTCGCTTAAATTTACCAGGTGGGTGGCATCGGTCCAGGTAGGTTCGTTATCTTCCTGAGCCGCCTTTGGATTAGGATTTAGCAGGTACCTTTCATCATAACGTTTATTTTCTATAATCCAGCGAGCCATACCCAAAGCTAGAGCCGCATCAGTCCCGGGTTTAATCGGCAGCCAAAGGTGAGCTTTCTCTGCTGTCTTGCTGTAGCGCGGGTCTACCACGGCTAGCTTCATGCCTCGGGCCAGAGCATTGGTAAGAGCGGGGGCAAGCCAAGTGGGCCCTTTGTTGGCTACCGCGGGGTTGGTCCCCCAGATGATTACAAATTCGGCATGATCGAGGTCGGGATACAAGCGATCTTTACGTGTAGTCCCGCCTGAAAAAGAGCGAAAATTGCCAATGACGCTGGAGGCGCCGCAGATACCGCCGTGATCTATAAAACTAAGGCTCCCCAGGCCCTGCTGCCATACCCGGGTGCGCATAAAGTCGCGCCGGTCCCCGCCCAGGCACACGATCTGGTTGGCTTTAGGCCCTAAGTCTGGGTGCCGGGTATCGATTAATACCTCACGATATTTTTGGTCGAATTCTTCTTGAGGCATCTCACCTTTCTTAACTTTCTCCCAGTCGCTCATTACTTGTTCCTGGGGGGCATAGCCCCAAAGTTCTTTTAAGCCGGGGGTGCCCAGATCAGGGCTGCCGAACACGATCTCGTTAATAGCTTCTTCCCAAGAAATGGTTTTAAAACGCCCGCTTCCCCGGGGTCCCACCCTTTTAAGAGGTTTCTGTAGCCGGAAGCGGTCGTAGACCGTCTGAATCCCCGCCTGGCCTTTAAGGCAGGTGCGGCCGCCCCGAAAGCTCCTCCCTTCCCGACCCAGCTCATCCTTCCCTTGGGCTGCCTGGGCAGGAGAAGTCTCATAAGGCAGGGGGCCGAAAGGTATAGTATTAAGGGGGCTATAGGGGTTACCAGCTATCTTGCGGACTATAGAAGGTACAGGAAAATCCCCGGGTGCTTTGGCCAAAAGGACCTTGATGCTGCAGAAAGTATTGCACTGGTGGCACATGGTGTAGAGTACATCTGTGGCAGTATACTCCTCTAACTCCTGGTATAGCCCGTGGTCTTGGATAGAGGACCATGACCCTTCCTGAGAGATACGGTAAAGATCTTCCACTAAAGGTGCAGCTAGGGCCAGCCCGCCGGCGAGACAGGCACCCTTAAGGAAAGAACGACGGGAAATTAAACCCTTTTGCCCTTCCATATCCCCCAAATTCACCTCTTTTTTGTGCTTCAAGCTTTAATATCAGAAGGCGCTAACGGAAGTAAATATTCCCCTACAATATAAAGGAGAATTCCTAGAGAAATAATCCCTAAGGAAGACAGTACTTCGATTAGGCTTGGGTAGTACCTGCCTATAGGGAGCCCCTCTAGGACAGGTACTAAAAGAGCCGGCAGCACAATATTGACCCGCACGGCCACAATGCCTAATACCACGGAAACGCCAGCTAGGGCGAGGGCCTTGCTAGAATGGCGGGCTGAGGAATAAAGGAGTACCAGGGGTAACACAAACACAAGGAGAATCTGGCCCACCCAGAAATAAAATGATAATGGACCTGTGAAAAGGGTATAAAGGCTTTCCATTTCTTCGTGGCGCAGGCTATAAAGCGGGATCAGGAACTCGTAAAATTCAAGGCCGAGATCGATTAATAAGAAGCCGGCCAGAAATTTGGCGAGGGCCTGGCTAATTTCTAGATCTTCCGGCTCGTTTTTCTTTTTCCCGGTTAAAATTTGGATTACTAAGAGAAAAGCGGTACCAGAGACCAGGGCTGAAAGGATGAAAATGACTGGGAATAGGCCTGTGTTCCAATAGGGCCGGGCCTTAACAACAGCAAACAAAGTCCCCGTGCCCCCGTGAACCCCGATAACCGCTAGCGGTATCCCCACTATCCCCAAAAGGCGCATGAGCTTCCGGTCGCGTTCCAAGCTTTTTTCGCTTAAATCATCATCATTCCAGGTAAACAAACGGGCTATTAGCCCCATCAAACCTCTTTTCTCGCGCTGCTGTACCAAATCTTTCCGCATGGCCAGGTAAAGTTCGGCCAGCAGGAGCAAAATATAGACCATATAAAAATGCACTTCCCAGGCCAGAATGCTCGTTGTGTTCCAGAAGCGCAAAGTTAACCAGAAACGCTCTATATGGCCTAAATCTAAAAGAATAAAGGTTAGGGCCACCACCATAGAAAGTACAGCCAGGAAAAGGGCCCGACGGCCCACCTTTTCTAAATTGTGCTGGCCAAAAACGTAGACCAGGCTGGAGAGGAGAAAAGCGCCAGCGCTAAGGCCGACAAAATAAATGTAAAGGATAACCCATAAACCCCACGGTGTGATGGAAGATAGGTGGGTAACCCTTAAGCCCTGGGCTACCCGCAGTATTATGGCTATAGCTCCTACCAGCAAAAAGCCCCCAAGGAGCACTTTGGCTGCCAAAGATAAACTTGCACTTGCCTTCACCAGAACTCCTCCTTATAAAGCTTGCCTTATCTTAAATAATACACCCGCGGGCTAGTCCCCAATTCCTCGCGTAACCGGAAGGCGCGGGGGCTAGCTACCAGCTTGGCGACCGTGCTTTCGGGATCGGAGAGGTCGCCAAAATAGCGGGCATCGCCTATGCAGGTTTCCACACAAGCCGGTTCCTCACCGCGCTTTAGGCGGTGGAGGCAAAAGTGGCACTTGCGCACATTCCCCACCGGGCTTTTTTTCTTATCCCGCTTTTGAGGCGCGCGACCATACTCGCTAGCTTGCAAGGCAGAATACCCCAGCATTTCTCCGTCATAATCCCAGCCAAAATCGAAGGACCGGGCGCCATAAGGGCAGGCGGTCATGCAATATCTACAACCTATGCACCGGTCATAGTCGATGACCACAATTCCATTAGAAAGCTTGTAGGTGGCGCCTACAGGACACACCTGTACGCAGGGTGGCTTATCGCACTGCATGCAGGGCCGGGGAATATTTATTCTTTTTACCCTAGGGAATTCGCCTTCTTCCTGCTCAAGGACCACGTTATAGGAAACGCCGGGCGGGGTGCGGTTTTCAGCCTTGCAGGAAACTGTACAAGTGTCGCAGCCGATACACTTGGCCAGATCAATAACCATGGCCCATTGCGGCTTTCTTAAACTTGTGCTTTCTTTATCAGATGCTTTCTTACTCTCAAGGCTCAAAGTTTTCCTCTCCTCCATTTAGTTTTTAATGACTGGGTGGATAGAGCTTAATATCACGAGACTGCCTATAAAAACCTCCCCTAACCTCTGCAGTTAATTAGCAAAACTCATGCCAAATAAAAAACCTCCCTTATAGCCGCATAATCGCTTAACTCCTTGCGACTTAGGGAGGGGTAAAGCAGGACAAAATGTCATAGGCTTTGCCATATTGTCAGGGATTAATTCCCTAGACCATACTCCGCAATCTTGCGGTATAGATTCCGGAGACTAATACCCAAAATCTGAGCTGCCCTAGTCTTGTTACCCCCGGTTGCCCGCAAGACTTGTAAAATATGCTCCTTTTCTACTTCCTCTAAAGTTCGCAACCGCTGATCTCCTCTGGTACATGAAGTGTTCCAACCATAAAACAAGTGTTCTGGTTTGATAGGCCCTTCTCCAGCCAGAAGAAGGCCCCTTTCTATTAGATTGGCCAGCTCTCGAACGTTCCCTGGATAATCATAAGCCAGCAAGGCTTCCATGGCTTCCTTACTGACAGGGGGTGGTTCCTTATGAGGAGAAAACCTGCGTAAAAAATATTGCACAAGGCAAGGGATATCCTCCTTTCGCTCCCGTAAAGGTGGCAGGTGAATAGTAATTACGTTAAGTCGATAATACAAATCTTCCCGGAAACGACCTTCCCTCACTTCTTTTTCGATACAGCGATTGGTTGCAGCCACCACCCGCACATCCACTGAACGCAAACGGTTATCGCCTACCCGCCGGAATTCTCCTGTTTCTAAGAAACGGAGAAGTTTAACCTGCAAAGCTTGATCCATTTCCCCAACTTCATCTAAGAAAAGGGTGCCTCCTTCAGCTGCCTCCACCAACCCAGGCTTATCCGTCAGTGCTCCGGTAAAAGCACCTTTGACGTGTCCAAAAAGCTCACTTTCCAGTAGCTCCCGAGGTAGGGCTCCAGAATTAACAGGTATAAAGGGCTGGCCGGCCCGGCGGCTCCAGGCATGTAAATTTCTAGCCACCAGTTCCTTCCCGGTCCCGGTTTCACCTTGAATCAATACGGGCACCTCACTAGGGGCCACTTTTTGTATCAGTTCTAAAACTTGCCGGATGGCCGGGCTCTGGCCAACAATTACTCCACCTTCTTCGGGCCATAATGCCCTTATTAACCCTGCGTTACGGGTGAGTATATACTTTTTCTCCAGCGCTTTTTCCAGAACAATTTCCAGTTCTTTTAAGTTACAGGGCTTGGTCAAGTAATCATAGGCACCAAGCTTCATAGCCTCTACTGCTGTCTCTATCGTCCCATAACCTGTAAGTATAAGTACCTGGAGGTCGGGCTGGAGCTCCCGGGCTTTACGCAGAAGCTCAAGGCCATTCAGGTCGGGCATTTTGAGATCAAAGATCGCTACATCAAAAGTCCGGACTTTAAGCTCATCCACGGCTTGCTTTCCTCGGGTTAATCCCACTGCCTGGTAGCCCCGGCGCTTTAACCGCTCTACCAGAAAATCACAAAAATCCTTCTCATCATCTACTACAAGAACTGCTCTCTGCCCCTTCATCCATTTCCTCCCCTCTGTCGGGCAGGTAGATAAACCTTAACTGTTGTTCCCTGCCCCAGCGAGCTTTCCACTACCATCCTTCCTCCCAACTCTTGGATAATACCATAACAGATAGACAATCCTAAGCCCGTTCCCTGCCCCACCGGCTTGGTGGTAAAAAAGGGCTCAAAGATCTTCTCCAGATTTTCTGGCGGGATACCCTTTCCTGTATCTATTACAGAAATCTCTATCTCCTGGCCCTTCTTTATAGCCTTAATACATATTTTGCCTTCTTTTTCTATAGCTTCCACCGCATTAGTAAGGAGGTTAAGGAGCACCTGCTCTAATTGTAATCGGTCCGCATATACTTCCAGGTCCTCCTCTATCTTAAGGGTTAGCTCGATACCCTTCTTCTTAAGGGTATAATCCATCAAAGAGACTATTCCTTGCACCAGTTCATTGATTTTAACCCATTCCCTTAAGCCAGGTGCAGGCCGAGCGAAGTCTAGAAGCTTCCGGATAATACTTGTACAACGGGCCACCTGTCTCAGTACCGCAGTCAGGTAGGCTTTCCATTCCCCCTCTTTAAAGCAGGTAGTTCCTCCCTCTTCCAAGCGCTCCAGGAAATCTTCCGTGTAGGCTGAGACAATGGCCAGGGGATTATTTATTTCATGGGCCACCCCAGCAGCCAGGCGACCTACAGCGGCTAGCTTGTCCGTCTGCCGGACTAAAGCCTCCATTTTAGCCTTTTCTCTTAGCTCCCTGCTCATATAGTTAAAGGTCTCCTGTAGGCTAGCCAGCTCCCCCACACTGGACATAAGATTAACTTCTACAAAGTTACCCCTGGCTACTTCTAGGGCTGCTCTGCCTAACTCCTCAATGGGCCTGCTAAAGTGCCAAGAGAGATAGGAATTTAAAAGCAAAAGTAAGGCTACCACCACGGCCAGTAAGGCGAGCAGATGCCAGGCTGCAGTTCTTACAGGGGCCATAGCCCAACTTACGGGGTATTCTATTATTATCCCCCACCCCAGATCCCGTAAAGGTATAACCGCTCCTAAAACTTCCTGTCCATCGTGGGAAACATACCGGGTAGGAGGCTTCTTCCCTTGAAGGAAATCTCGCACTGCAGGGTTTCTCCGAACACCAAGCTGGCGTAACACTAAACTGAAATCCTGATGCCCGATAAGCCGTCCTGTAGAATCTATAAGGTAAATAGTCCCCCCTTGTTGAGCATGGGCTTTAGTTATACTATCCATTATACCCTTCAAGCTTACCTTAGCCTTAAGCCCTCCCACGGGCCAGCCCCTGGACAAATCCCACAGGGGGACAGCCAGGCTAAACAAGGGTCGGCCATCTTCTTCTATCTCTACCGGCCCATAATAACGTTCCCCTCGTCCCACCCTTTCAATTAATTCTCTATCATAGAAGAAGCGTTGCTCTCCCGGTACCACCAGGTGGCGGCGGGAAGCCCTGGCCAGCTCTTTTCCCGTTAGTTCAACTACACTAACCTCCTCAAGATAAGGGGATAAACGGAGTATAGAATAAAGAATACGTTCTGTCTCCTTAAAGGGCATTTCCAAAAGTTCTTTTCCGTATCTTATAGAGAAAGCCTGGAGAAGCCCCTCTTGTTGTGTCGTTAAATTGAAAATATCGTTGGCTATGGCTTCAGCAGCTACCCTGTTCTGTTCCTCTATGGATTTCTCCTGCCATCTGCCTACCAGGTTTAGGTGGTAGGCCCCCAATAACAAAAGGGGTAAAACGGAAATAAACACACCTGCTACCAGTAGGCGAAACCGTAGCTGTCTCCAACGCTTAACTCTAGGGCTTCCCGTAACCAACCCCTCCACCTTCATTTCCTACTATTATCCGATCGACAAATTTTAAATCCTCCGGGTGAAGCTTAAGCCCCAACGTCCGGGCCGTATCTAAATTTACTACTAGCTCTAACCGATCAGGGGTCTCTATGGGAATAGTAGCAGGATCCTGCCCCTCTAGGATCTTATTTACCAGCCGGGCAGCCTGCCTTCCCTGGTCCATAAAAGGGCATCCGTAGGCGGATAAGAGTCCAGCCTCGGCATCCGCTACATTAACCCCCATAATTGGCCAACCTAAAGATTTCCCTGTGCGTCCGATTAATTCGATAGCTTCCCCTTCTTCTAACAAAAAGCTAGAGGTTAAAAGCATCCCCTCTGCCTGTCTGGGCTTCAAGACAGAAAGAAACTTTTTTAATTCCTGTATAGAACTTACAGAAGCGACTTGTAAACTTACGCCTAGCTGGCTGGCCGCCTGCTTAAGACTCGGAAGGCTTTGTATCCCTGGAGCTACTCGAGGATCGACTAAGACCAACACGCACCGGACAAAAGGTAGGAGGCGTACCATGAACTCTAGCCTTTTGACCGCTAGTTCAGTATGAAAATTATCCACCCCTGTCATATATGAAGGTCTAAATCCCCCTTTAACTGAGGCGGCGCCCATAAATACCACAGGTACAGGCTTATTCTGGATAGCTTCTGCTAGGGCCTGGGCCTCCAGCCTCCCCCCTGCCACTAAAACATCTGGTCTTTGGGCAGCCAACTCTAAGGCTAAAGAATAAACCTGCTCCCAACTTCCTTCTGCATTTTTAATCAGGTAGGTGATATCCCTTCCTTCTACGTATCCTAGTTCAGCCAGTCCTAGCTTTAATCCTTCTAACTTACTTGTTCTAGATACATTGGCTAACAACACCCCGACACGTTTAGTTCTCAGATATTGCGGCCGTTCCTTATAAATCCCTACTTTTATGGCCAGCAGAATCACCGAAAGTATTAAAACCCCAGCTATTATAATGCTTGTTACCCACCAGGGCTTGTTAATTTTCAATTCTTTTCTCCTCCCTTTAAAGCTGCCTCGATCCTACGCCAGGGGGCGGGATGGGAATAGGTAAGCCATTCGATAAAAGCTGAAGGAGCTACCTCCTGCAGATTACGCCGGGCCAAATCCACGTGCAGTTCTACCATAACCGAAGGGTTTCTAGTAAGTTCCAAGGCTACCCGGTCGGCCTCGGCCTCTTGCCTCCGGGAAAAGGCATTCTCTACCGGTTGGGCTAAAAACGAAATAAGTTGGAGAAAGACCAAAGTAATGACTAAGAAATGCGGTGGATAGGGCCGGCCTGGTATTATTTCGCCCGGCGCTGTGAGCCGCAAAATATCATATAGTAGAACAAAGAAAATAAACCCTCCTACCATCCCCCATAGCAACCCCTTTACAATATGGCCCTTCTTCCAGTGGGCCATCTCGTGAGCCACCACTGCTTCTACTTCTTCCGGGGAATAGTCACGCAAAAGATTATCATACAGCACTATCCTTTTAGTCTTACCCAGGCCGGTGAAATAGGCGTTGGCTTTAGTGGTGCGCCGGCTAGCATCCATAACCCAGACTTCTTTTACTTTAAGGCCCGCCCTCTCTGATAGAGCCACTACCATAGATTTTACCGGCCCCTCCTTTAGCGGCTCGAAGCGGTTAAAAAGGGGGGCCAGCACCACCGGCCACAAAAAGGTTTCCACCAAGAGCCATACCGCAAAAAAAAGCCCGGCGGCTACCCACCAGGTAAAAGGCCAGCGACCAGTGGACCAAAAGAAAAGCAGCGTCCCAGTACCCGAAAGCAAAAGATCTATTCCGGAAGCCTTTATATAATCTACCCACCAGGAAGCTAGGGTTTGAGTGGAAAACCCCCAACGGTGCTGGAGTATAAAGCCACTGTAAAAAGCAAAGGGGAAATTGACCGCTTTAAGAAGTAACCAAATAGATATAAAAAATAAGCCTGCGGCTAAGTAATACCGCTGGCCGGACCAACGTAAGGCACCCGAGGACAAAGCCGCCGCCCGGCCGCTCCACCAAAGCCACAGGAGCAGGCCAGTTTTAGCCAGGTAGGCTAAAAGACTACTAAATCTCATCACCTGCTGGTAGCGCCGGGCGCGTTCCACATCCAGGGAGGTAAAATATTGCCATACTAAGGAAGGAACTGGCGTAGGGAGGATAAGGAAAAAAAGATATAAAGTTATAAGTAGCGCCACCAACCCCAAAAGCAAACCCCACAAGATGCTGGCTTTGGCCAATTCCTTCCCCATCCTTTCTGTCATAAATTTATTACTCCAACATTACCTACCCTCAGTTTACTCTGGTGCTTCCTGGTAAATACTTAGCCCTGAACTCGTTCCCAGCCGGTTAGCCCCAGCTTCTAGCATTTTAACCGCATCGGAATAGGTGCGGATACCACCAGAAGCCTTTACTCCGGCCTTATCCCCCACCACCTGCCGGATAAGGCGGACATCTTCCACTGTAGCGCCAGGGCCATTAAAACCTGTACTCGTCTTGATAAAATCTGCCCCTTCTTCTAAAGCTAACCGGGTGAGGATAAGCTTTTCTTGTTCCTCTAGAAGGCAGGTCTCAATAATAACTTTGACAACTGTATCTTTATTTTTGGTTTTGGCCGTTTGGATAATCTCTTTTAACTCACGCCTTATATAATCCTCTGCCCCGCTTTTAAACAGACTTAAGTTTATAACCATATCTATCTCTGCGGCCCCATTATCTATGGCTTCGCTGGCCTCCAGAACTTTATTTCTAATGGTGGTAGCGCCCAAGGGAAAACCTACAACCGTACAAACTCTTATCCCAGATCCTTCTAAGAGCTTAGCCGCCCAAGGTACATAGCAAGGATTAAGGCAGACGCTAAAGAAACCGCACTCTAATGCTTCGTTGCAAAGCCTCTCTATATCCCTTTGAGTAGCCACCGGCTTAAGCAGAGTGTGATCGATTACCGCGGCTATTTTTCTTTTATTCCACATGCTAAAAGTTCCCCTTTCTAGTTTAAAATGCCTCTTTTCTTTAGGATTAGCGGTGCCGCTGGTTTGTTTCTCCTCTAAGATACCTCTTCCAAGATAAGGGGTAAAGGCGGAAGAGGAGTAGAAGATAATTTAATACATGCTTTAAGTTCCTCTAGAGCGACCTTTAGCCTGTTCTCATCATTAGCATAAACAGTGACGATGGGCTTCCCTTTATCTATCCGGTCCCCCACTTTACCACCTAGCACCAGCCCTACTGCTAGATCTATCTTCTCCCCTTTCTTTTCTCTCCCGGCACCCAATTTCATGGCTACCTGTCCTAACCTTTCAGCTGGGAGCTCAGCTAGATAAACCTCTTCTTTAGCCAGCCAGCTCTCTTTAAAGCGGGCCTGGGGTAAAAGATTTAGATCTTCTACTACTCGCCCCTCTCCCCCTTGGGCTAAGATAAACTCTCGGAACTTCTCTAACGCTTTCCTACTTACTAGGGCTTCTTTTAATTTCTTTTTGCCTTCCTCTTTATCCTTAGCCTTGCCGCCCAGCACTAGCATAGCGCTTCCCAGCTCCAAGCAAAGGTTTATTAGATCTTGAGAGCCCTCGCCGCGCAAGACCTGTATGGCTTCCGCTACTTCTAAACTATTGCCTATGGCTAATCCCAAAGGTTGGTCCATATTGGTGATGTACGCTATTGTTCTACGACCCACAGAACGCCCTATCTCTACCATAACTTGGGCGAGCTTCCTGGCGGAAGGCAAATCCTTCATAAAGGCACCTTGCCCCACTTTAACATCCAAGACTATCGCATCCGCACCAGCGGCAATCTTCTTACTCATTATGGAACTCGCTATAAGAGGGATGGAATCCACCGTAGCCGTGACATCCCGCAGGGCGTATAATTTCTTGTCTGCTGGGGTCAGTTCTTCAGTTTGGCTAGCTATAGCTATCCCATACCTTTTCACATTTTCTTTAAATTCTTCTAGGGAAAGCTCTACCTTTAATCCTGGTATAGACTCTAACTTATCTATAGTACCTCCTGTATGCCCTAGCCCCCGGCCGGATAGTTTAGCTACCGGTACCCCGCAAGAAGCAACCAAAGGCGCAAGCACCAAAGTAGTGGTATCCGCCACACCCCCTGTACTGTGTTTATCCACTTTTATCCCTGGGATAGAGGATAGATCAAGCCTTACTCCCGAATCCACCATGGCCAGGGTTAAATTTACTGTCTCCTCTATATTCATACCCTGAAAATAAATGGCCATGGCCAGCGCTGCCATCTGGTAATCAGGTATCTCGCCGGAGGTGAAGCCTTTAACAATAAACTCAATCTCCTGGCGGCTGAAAACCCCTCCATCCCTCTTTTTCTTTATTAAGTCGTACATCCTCATAATAATCCCTCCAATGCTTCTAGAAAGGACTTCCCATACGGGGGAGGTTGGACCTTAAAATTCT harbors:
- a CDS encoding pyrimidine-nucleoside phosphorylase, coding for MRMYDLIKKKRDGGVFSRQEIEFIVKGFTSGEIPDYQMAALAMAIYFQGMNIEETVNLTLAMVDSGVRLDLSSIPGIKVDKHSTGGVADTTTLVLAPLVASCGVPVAKLSGRGLGHTGGTIDKLESIPGLKVELSLEEFKENVKRYGIAIASQTEELTPADKKLYALRDVTATVDSIPLIASSIMSKKIAAGADAIVLDVKVGQGAFMKDLPSARKLAQVMVEIGRSVGRRTIAYITNMDQPLGLAIGNSLEVAEAIQVLRGEGSQDLINLCLELGSAMLVLGGKAKDKEEGKKKLKEALVSRKALEKFREFILAQGGEGRVVEDLNLLPQARFKESWLAKEEVYLAELPAERLGQVAMKLGAGREKKGEKIDLAVGLVLGGKVGDRIDKGKPIVTVYANDENRLKVALEELKACIKLSSTPLPPLPLILEEVS